From the Streptococcus sanguinis genome, the window GGGGAGGGGAATTATGCGACGATTGACCAGAGTCCTGGAGGTCAGATTCTCAGTGATCAGCGCTTTAAGATGGCTTTGAAAAAAGTCTTGAACTATGATGATGACATGGTTGATCGACTGTTATATGGAACGAAAAATTAGTCCTCTTATTCAGAGAGAGTTATCCGCCAGCCTTTAGGAGGCTGGTTTTTTAATTTTTCTGAGATTTAGACTCTTCAAGGATAGCTATTGCAATCGCTTTATGGTAAAATATAGAACAGATGTCCAAAAGATTTGTCTTGAAATAAAGTGACATTTAGCAACCAATCTAGGAGGCAGATATGATTGATCATTTTGAGATAAAGGTCAGGAATCTACAAATTTCAAAAGACTTTTATACAAGTTTTCTTTCTCCTCTAGGCTACAAATTGGCTTTTAGAAGTAGTTCTCTACTCAGTTTTGTTGCTCCCAACAGCCCACATCCTGGTGGAGATTTTTGGTTGGGAGAGGGAGAGCAGTCTCCGATTCACTTTGCTTTTTTGGCAGAAAACCATGAGCAGGTTCAAGCTTGTTATGAGGCTGGTTTAAAGGCAGGGGGAAAAGACAACGGTGCGCCAAATTATCGGGGGAACCTTTTATCATATTATGCGGCCTTTGTCTTGGATCCGGATGGTAATAATGTCGAGGCAGTCTGTCATAAAGAATAAAAAATAGAAAAGAGAAAAAACGTGTCAAAGAAAATCGTAACAATTATTGATGTGAAAAATTATGTTGGTCAAGAAGTGACCATCGGTGCTTGGGTAGCCAATAAGTCAGGTAAGGGTAAGATTGCTTTCTTGCAGTTGCGCGATGGCTCTGCCTTTTTCCAAGGGGTGGCCTTCAAGCCTAACTTCATTGAGAAATTTGGCGAAGAAGAAGGATTGGCGAAGTTTGATACGATTAAAAAGCTTAGCCAAGAAACTTCTGTCTATGTGACAGGGGTTGTCAAGGAAGACGAGCGCTCAAAATTTGGCTACGAGCTGGACATTACAGACATCGAAATCATTGGTGAGTCAAATGACTATCCAATCACGCCAAAAGAACATGGGACTGACTTCCTCATGGACAATCGTCACTTGTGGCTGCGTTCTCGTAAGCAAGTGGCTATGATGCAAATCCGCAATGCCATCATCTACGCTACCTATGAATTCTTTGACAAGAATGGCTTTATGAAGTTTGACAGCCCAATCTTGTCAGGTAATGCAGCAGAAGACTCTACTGAGCTATTTGAAACCGACTACTTCGGAACTCCAGCATACTTGAGTCAGTCAGGTCAGCTTTATCTGGAAGCAGGTGCCATGGCTCTTGGCCGTGTCTTTGACTTTGGTCCTGTATTCCGTGCTGAAAAATCAAAAACCCGTCGTCATTTGACTGAGTTCTGGATGATGGATGCAGAGTATTCATACTTGACGCATGATGAGTCGCTTGACTTGCAAGAAGCTTATGTTAAGGCTTTGATCCAAGGTGTGCTTGACCGCGCTCCTCAAGCTTTGGAAACGCTGGAACGTGATGTAGAACTCTTGAAACGCTATATTGCTGAGCCTTTCAAGCGTGTTAGCTATGATGAAGCGATTGACCTCTTGCAAGCTCATGAGAATGATGAAGATGCTGACTATGAGCATCTGGAACATGGAGATGACTTTGGTTCACCGCATGAAACATGGATTTCAAACCACTTTGGTGTACCAACCTTTGTCGTGAACTACCCAGCAGCCATCAAGGCTTTCTACATGAAGCCTGTGGAAGGAAATCCAGATCGCGTCCTCTGTGCAGACTTGCTGGCACCTGAAGGCTACGGTGAAATCATCGGTGGTTCTATGCGTGAAGAAGACTACGATGCTCTTGTTGCTAAGATGAATGATCTTGGTATGGATACGACAGAATATGAATTCTACCTTGATCTTCGTAAGTATGGAACAGTTCCGCACGGTGGATTCGGTATCGGTATCGAGCGTATGGTAACCTTTGTAGCAGGGACCAAGCATATCCGTGAAGCCATCCCATTCCCACGTATGCTGCACCGTATTAAACCTTAAAACGAATCAAACGCCCATGTGGCGTTTTTTCAACAATGAACTATGAAATAATCCAAATTTAGAAATTTAGAGAAAGAAGAGGTAGAGGTCATGTAACCAGCGGATTAACAAGTGACAAAGGATAGAAATTAGAAAACACTTGTTAAAGGAGAAAAAATGTTTAAAAGAAGTTATCGGAAAAATATCGGTCTTATGGCCGGAGTAGAATTTTTTGCCTTTCTAGGTATTACTAGTTTTTGGATTTTATTTCTAAGTCAAAATGGCATGTCCCTTTGGCAGATTGGGCTTTTGGAAAGTATCTTTCATGCGACTAGCGTTATTTGTGAAATTCCTTCTGGGATGTTGGCGGATCGCTTTTCCTACAA encodes:
- a CDS encoding VOC family protein, with the protein product MIDHFEIKVRNLQISKDFYTSFLSPLGYKLAFRSSSLLSFVAPNSPHPGGDFWLGEGEQSPIHFAFLAENHEQVQACYEAGLKAGGKDNGAPNYRGNLLSYYAAFVLDPDGNNVEAVCHKE
- the asnS gene encoding asparagine--tRNA ligase; this encodes MSKKIVTIIDVKNYVGQEVTIGAWVANKSGKGKIAFLQLRDGSAFFQGVAFKPNFIEKFGEEEGLAKFDTIKKLSQETSVYVTGVVKEDERSKFGYELDITDIEIIGESNDYPITPKEHGTDFLMDNRHLWLRSRKQVAMMQIRNAIIYATYEFFDKNGFMKFDSPILSGNAAEDSTELFETDYFGTPAYLSQSGQLYLEAGAMALGRVFDFGPVFRAEKSKTRRHLTEFWMMDAEYSYLTHDESLDLQEAYVKALIQGVLDRAPQALETLERDVELLKRYIAEPFKRVSYDEAIDLLQAHENDEDADYEHLEHGDDFGSPHETWISNHFGVPTFVVNYPAAIKAFYMKPVEGNPDRVLCADLLAPEGYGEIIGGSMREEDYDALVAKMNDLGMDTTEYEFYLDLRKYGTVPHGGFGIGIERMVTFVAGTKHIREAIPFPRMLHRIKP